AAGCCAGTAAGCGCGGCGGTGATGGTGCTCTTTGCTACTAATTAAGCTACCATTACCTTTTCTGCGTAAGCAGGTTTGTGATTTTTAATAAGAACAAATTTAATGTAACTTTGATAGGGCACATCCATTTTGTTGGCTTGGATTTTAATCTCGTTTAAAAGATTTTCTGGAATGCGAATATTAATTGTCTTTGAAGACGGTTTTAAATTAGGGAATTCCGCTCTTACCGCCTTGCTCCAGTCAACATACTCTGTAGAATCGTGTGTTAACCAAAAATCCCTTTCTTCTTTTTCCGATTTAAATTCTGGTATCGCTTTAAATACTTTTTTCATAGAGGCTCCTTTCTTTTCTGTTTGCGGGTCTTGCAGAAATAACCCGAATTTTTTTGTTTCTAATAGTATATGCCATCATTAACCTTAGCTTATTATTGGTTTCTCCCAATGCCAGAAAGCGCTCTTCTTTTCTCGAATGATCTTTATCTTTAGAAATTACCAGCCTATTACTAAATATTTCTTCACATTCACATTGCGTAACCTTGTGTTTTAAATAGCTCTTGGTAGAGTTTCCCTCGTCCCATTCAAACTTGGTTGGTTTTTCGAAGGTTTGGTTTTTAGTCATGCGCAAAC
This genomic interval from Patescibacteria group bacterium contains the following:
- a CDS encoding BrnT family toxin — protein: MTKNQTFEKPTKFEWDEGNSTKSYLKHKVTQCECEEIFSNRLVISKDKDHSRKEERFLALGETNNKLRLMMAYTIRNKKIRVISARPANRKERSLYEKSI
- a CDS encoding BrnA antitoxin family protein, which gives rise to MKKVFKAIPEFKSEKEERDFWLTHDSTEYVDWSKAVRAEFPNLKPSSKTINIRIPENLLNEIKIQANKMDVPYQSYIKFVLIKNHKPAYAEKVMVA